One segment of Romeriopsis navalis LEGE 11480 DNA contains the following:
- a CDS encoding NYN domain-containing protein codes for MKRRSTTTPEAIFLVDGYNIVGAWRELKKARDKLGLEEARRKLVEMLMGFASYHGYNLQIVFDAQYQDTPGSREVITKFVSVYYTNAGQTADTYIEKTCADFRQDLRKFDHRLIVATNDTAQKLTVIGYGAEWLSAERLANEVELAAMSTRSKQKLVPKKPSGRLMNSLDPESQAKLDRLRYGK; via the coding sequence ATGAAGCGTCGATCGACTACGACTCCCGAAGCGATATTTCTAGTCGATGGATACAACATCGTCGGTGCCTGGCGCGAGCTCAAAAAGGCCCGCGACAAGTTAGGTTTGGAGGAGGCGCGGCGGAAGCTGGTGGAGATGTTGATGGGGTTTGCTTCCTATCATGGGTATAACCTCCAGATCGTATTTGATGCGCAGTACCAAGACACACCTGGCAGTCGCGAGGTAATTACCAAGTTTGTCTCGGTTTACTACACGAATGCAGGGCAGACAGCGGATACCTATATTGAGAAGACTTGTGCCGATTTTCGGCAAGATTTACGCAAGTTTGATCATCGGTTGATTGTGGCAACGAATGATACGGCACAGAAATTGACCGTGATTGGCTATGGGGCGGAATGGCTGTCGGCGGAGCGGTTGGCCAATGAAGTGGAACTGGCGGCAATGAGTACTCGGAGTAAACAAAAACTAGTGCCGAAGAAACCTAGTGGTCGTTTGATGAATTCCCTTGATCCAGAGTCTCAGGCGAAGCTCGATCGGTTGCGCTATGGCAAGTGA
- a CDS encoding PspA/IM30 family protein has product MSLFDRVSRLVRANVNDAVSKAEDPQKILEQALIDMQDNFIKMKEAVASAIAQQRRSQKQLDNNNREAKVWQERAQLALQKGDEDLARQALMRKKGLSDAATALQAQLDQQNGQVASLKKNLMMLESKIAEAKAKKDMLKARAQAAKANEQLQSSMNSMSNSSAMAAFERMEDKVVQMESRSEAAAELAGAGLEAQFMELETGDVDYELEAMKQQMLGGTAATETQSLPQGTTQAVPQDSTTASAADLELEALKKQIENL; this is encoded by the coding sequence ATGTCTCTATTCGATCGCGTCAGCCGCCTTGTCCGTGCCAACGTAAATGACGCTGTCAGCAAGGCTGAGGATCCCCAAAAGATCCTGGAACAAGCGCTGATCGACATGCAAGACAATTTCATCAAAATGAAAGAAGCCGTTGCAAGCGCGATCGCGCAGCAGCGGCGGAGTCAGAAGCAGCTCGACAATAACAACCGGGAAGCCAAAGTTTGGCAAGAGCGGGCCCAGCTAGCCTTGCAGAAAGGGGATGAGGATCTTGCGCGGCAAGCCCTGATGCGCAAGAAAGGGTTAAGTGATGCGGCGACTGCGCTCCAAGCCCAACTCGATCAACAAAATGGTCAGGTTGCTTCGCTGAAGAAAAACCTGATGATGCTGGAGAGCAAGATCGCTGAAGCGAAGGCGAAGAAAGACATGCTCAAAGCTCGTGCCCAAGCGGCGAAAGCCAATGAGCAGTTGCAGTCTTCCATGAACAGCATGAGCAATAGCTCAGCGATGGCTGCCTTTGAGCGCATGGAAGATAAAGTGGTTCAGATGGAATCGCGATCGGAAGCGGCAGCAGAACTGGCGGGCGCTGGTTTGGAAGCGCAGTTTATGGAACTTGAGACCGGCGATGTTGACTACGAGCTGGAAGCGATGAAGCAGCAAATGCTCGGTGGAACAGCGGCAACAGAAACCCAATCCTTGCCCCAGGGCACGACGCAGGCGGTCCCGCAGGATTCCACCACGGCTTCTGCGGCTGATCTCGAACTCGAAGCACTGAAGAAGCAGATTGAAAACCTCTAA
- a CDS encoding thioredoxin family protein yields the protein MSNLLIISDSQFESEVLQAELPVMVYFWASWCGPCRLMSPLVEKISTTYADRLKVVKMEVDPNPDSVAAYKVEGVPALRFFKSGEVQTISEGAISSKKLEELVTDHLAA from the coding sequence ATGAGTAATCTACTGATAATCAGCGATTCCCAATTTGAAAGCGAAGTTCTACAGGCTGAATTGCCTGTGATGGTCTACTTCTGGGCATCCTGGTGTGGGCCATGTCGGTTGATGTCGCCCTTGGTTGAGAAAATCTCAACTACCTATGCTGATCGTCTCAAGGTGGTCAAAATGGAAGTTGATCCAAATCCGGATAGTGTTGCTGCCTATAAGGTTGAAGGCGTGCCCGCCCTCCGCTTTTTCAAATCAGGTGAGGTGCAGACAATATCTGAAGGTGCTATTAGCTCGAAGAAACTTGAAGAGTTAGTGACAGATCATTTAGCGGCTTAA
- a CDS encoding DUF4126 domain-containing protein, protein MTINLDTLLELLLAISLSAAAGFRVFVPLLVLSAAAVFGHIDLPSNLDWIENPQALALFGAASMLEVIGYSIPWFDHLLDLLATPAAIIAGTVVAASFAPEMDPLVQWTLALVAGGGAAGLTKTLMNLLRGGSTAATGGLANPIFAAFELVIAIGLSTLAIATPVVAGAIVISIFGFAFYKINQLIRRFQRQDVPTEP, encoded by the coding sequence ATGACGATTAATTTAGATACGCTTTTGGAATTACTCCTGGCCATTAGCCTCAGTGCCGCCGCCGGCTTTCGTGTGTTTGTGCCATTGCTGGTCCTGAGTGCCGCCGCCGTCTTCGGGCATATTGACCTGCCATCAAACCTCGATTGGATTGAAAATCCCCAAGCATTGGCGTTGTTTGGTGCGGCGTCTATGCTCGAAGTAATTGGCTATTCGATTCCGTGGTTTGATCACCTACTCGATCTACTCGCCACCCCAGCAGCAATTATCGCCGGTACCGTCGTAGCAGCATCCTTTGCACCGGAGATGGACCCGCTTGTCCAATGGACACTAGCCTTAGTCGCGGGCGGCGGCGCCGCCGGATTAACCAAAACCCTGATGAACTTGCTTCGGGGTGGTTCTACGGCCGCCACAGGCGGATTAGCCAATCCAATTTTTGCGGCGTTCGAATTGGTCATTGCCATCGGCTTATCCACACTGGCGATCGCCACGCCAGTCGTAGCGGGGGCGATCGTGATCAGCATCTTCGGCTTTGCCTTCTACAAAATCAATCAGCTAATTCGCCGCTTTCAACGTCAGGATGTACCCACGGAGCCCTAA
- a CDS encoding MFS transporter codes for MLVELFSKATQGRYKILHLTWFAFFLSFVVWFNFPPFKTTIVQEFGLTPGQAGTIGLCNVALTVPARILIGMLLDKYGPRVTYSLLLIYAAVPCLIFATATSFNQLVLGRLLMGIVGAGFVIGIRMTAEWFPPKEVGTAEGIYGGWGNFGSAFSAFTMVLFALALSFLPGAFQFPEAQNFKILFFPAFSTDVLNWRAAIAGTGIIAALYGCFYYFNVSDTPPGKVYQRPKSVRGLEVTSVRDFWFLMAMNIPLTAILMVLAWRLQKVKFLTPGMMAIAMAALLGLYAFQAYNCWVVNKDLLAGRKRYSAEDRYKFKQVALLELTYIVNFGSELAVVTILPSFFEGTFSLDKAAAGIIASSYAFMNLMSRPGGGLISDKVGSRKWTMVVLTAGMGIGYMMMSTVNKGWWLPLAVILTMTCSFFVQSSEGATFAIVPLVKRRVTGQVAGNVGAYGNVGAVAYLTTLLLVKEALFAGAKPTPELMAQANSVFFQVLGMGGLIVAFLCMFFLEEPKDSFASAHEGETDTSPILSDPTYQ; via the coding sequence ATGCTTGTAGAGTTGTTTAGTAAGGCAACTCAGGGGAGATACAAGATACTTCACCTCACCTGGTTTGCATTTTTTCTATCATTTGTTGTTTGGTTCAACTTCCCGCCGTTCAAAACGACGATCGTCCAAGAATTTGGCTTGACACCAGGTCAAGCGGGCACGATCGGACTTTGTAACGTAGCTTTGACGGTTCCAGCGCGTATCCTCATCGGGATGCTGCTTGATAAATATGGTCCGCGGGTAACTTATTCTCTCTTACTGATCTACGCAGCCGTTCCCTGTTTGATTTTTGCGACGGCAACGAGCTTCAATCAATTGGTTTTGGGTCGTCTGTTGATGGGTATTGTCGGTGCTGGTTTTGTGATCGGCATTCGCATGACCGCTGAGTGGTTTCCTCCGAAGGAAGTGGGTACAGCGGAAGGAATTTATGGTGGTTGGGGTAACTTTGGTTCCGCCTTCTCTGCCTTCACAATGGTGCTTTTCGCCCTTGCATTGAGTTTCTTGCCTGGTGCGTTCCAATTCCCCGAAGCTCAGAACTTCAAGATTCTCTTCTTCCCAGCTTTCAGCACTGATGTGCTTAACTGGCGGGCAGCGATTGCGGGTACCGGTATTATTGCCGCACTTTACGGTTGTTTCTATTACTTCAACGTTTCCGATACACCCCCTGGTAAGGTTTATCAGCGTCCGAAGAGTGTACGCGGTTTGGAAGTTACGTCGGTTCGGGATTTCTGGTTCTTGATGGCGATGAACATCCCCTTGACCGCAATTCTCATGGTCTTGGCTTGGCGTCTGCAGAAGGTGAAATTCTTGACGCCGGGCATGATGGCAATTGCGATGGCCGCCTTGCTCGGTTTGTATGCCTTCCAGGCCTATAACTGTTGGGTAGTGAATAAAGACTTGCTAGCGGGTCGGAAACGTTATTCGGCTGAAGATCGCTATAAGTTTAAGCAAGTGGCTTTGCTGGAGTTGACTTACATTGTGAACTTTGGTTCCGAGCTAGCGGTTGTGACGATTCTGCCGTCTTTCTTTGAAGGTACTTTTAGCCTGGATAAAGCCGCGGCCGGAATTATTGCTTCAAGCTATGCATTCATGAACTTAATGTCCCGTCCGGGTGGTGGTCTGATTTCCGATAAAGTCGGTAGCCGTAAGTGGACCATGGTCGTCCTGACTGCTGGTATGGGTATCGGTTACATGATGATGAGTACGGTGAATAAGGGTTGGTGGTTGCCATTAGCGGTGATCTTGACGATGACCTGTTCCTTCTTCGTCCAATCTTCTGAAGGTGCCACTTTTGCCATCGTACCGTTGGTTAAGCGGCGGGTCACTGGTCAGGTCGCCGGTAACGTTGGTGCTTACGGTAACGTTGGTGCTGTGGCTTACTTGACAACTTTGTTGTTGGTTAAAGAGGCCTTGTTTGCTGGTGCGAAGCCAACGCCTGAACTGATGGCTCAAGCAAACAGCGTC
- a CDS encoding single-stranded DNA-binding protein, producing the protein MNSCIMMVQITEAPQLRYTQDNQLAIAEMKVQFAALRPEEPAAEVKAIGWGNTAQDIVNKYQVGDQVIIEGRLGMNTIERPEGFKEKRAELTISRIFELGSMGAGMPVAAAAPAATAAAPKAKAAAPAPATEEDFDEIPF; encoded by the coding sequence ATGAACAGCTGCATTATGATGGTGCAAATCACCGAAGCACCCCAACTGCGATACACCCAAGACAATCAATTGGCGATCGCCGAAATGAAAGTTCAGTTTGCGGCGCTGCGCCCAGAAGAGCCAGCCGCAGAGGTGAAAGCGATCGGCTGGGGCAATACGGCCCAGGACATTGTGAATAAGTACCAAGTCGGCGATCAAGTGATTATCGAAGGGCGGCTGGGGATGAATACGATCGAGCGGCCTGAAGGATTTAAGGAAAAGCGGGCCGAACTGACAATCAGCCGCATTTTTGAGCTGGGCAGCATGGGCGCGGGGATGCCTGTTGCCGCTGCCGCGCCCGCCGCTACAGCGGCGGCCCCCAAAGCCAAAGCCGCGGCGCCCGCGCCCGCAACAGAAGAGGATTTCGATGAGATCCCTTTCTAA
- the hisF gene encoding imidazole glycerol phosphate synthase subunit HisF, giving the protein MLAKRILPCLDVKAGRVVKGVNFVELRDAGDPVELAQAYNEAGADELVFLDITATHEQRGIIFDIVQRTAEQVFIPLTVGGGVNDVDIIKRLLRAGADKVSINSAAVRDPDFVSQAAKRFGDQCIVVAIDARRRVDPNNPGWDVYVRGGRENTGIDAVQWAKNVVDRGAGELLVTSMDADGTKAGYDVELTRTLADLVSVPVIASGGAGNCEHIHDALTEGGAEAALLASLLHYGELTVSEIKTYLSDRQVLVRQ; this is encoded by the coding sequence ATGTTGGCAAAACGCATTCTTCCCTGTCTTGATGTCAAAGCCGGTCGTGTCGTGAAAGGCGTGAATTTCGTTGAATTGCGTGATGCTGGTGATCCGGTCGAGTTGGCCCAGGCTTACAACGAAGCTGGCGCGGACGAATTAGTGTTTCTCGACATCACGGCGACCCATGAGCAGCGCGGCATTATTTTCGATATTGTGCAGCGTACGGCGGAGCAAGTATTTATTCCGCTGACTGTGGGGGGTGGGGTAAACGACGTCGATATTATTAAGCGACTCCTGCGTGCCGGAGCTGACAAAGTCAGCATTAACTCCGCCGCAGTGCGGGATCCAGATTTTGTCAGCCAAGCGGCAAAACGCTTTGGCGATCAGTGCATTGTGGTGGCGATTGATGCTCGCCGCCGAGTGGATCCGAATAATCCAGGTTGGGATGTATACGTTCGGGGTGGGCGCGAGAATACCGGAATTGACGCGGTGCAATGGGCCAAGAATGTGGTCGATCGCGGGGCCGGTGAACTGCTTGTGACAAGTATGGATGCGGATGGAACCAAGGCAGGTTATGACGTAGAACTAACTCGTACGTTGGCTGATCTTGTCTCCGTGCCAGTCATTGCCTCTGGCGGCGCCGGCAATTGTGAACATATACATGACGCCTTAACAGAGGGTGGTGCAGAAGCGGCGCTTCTTGCTTCTTTACTTCATTACGGAGAGTTAACCGTTTCTGAGATTAAGACATACTTAAGTGATCGTCAGGTTTTAGTCCGCCAGTAA
- a CDS encoding LL-diaminopimelate aminotransferase encodes MRFANRLATLQANVFADMDRAKQQAVAAGQDLIDLSLGSSDLPTPPHVLQAISESLADPANHGYLLFRGTQKFRQVAAAWYEQRFGLAIDPETEVLPLIGSQEGTAHLPLALLNPGDYALLLDPGYPSHAGGVHLAGGQIYPMPLLAENDFLPVLQDIPTAVLAQARMMVLSYPHNPTAAVAPFDFFQSAVQFCQQHNLVLVHDFPYVDLVFDNQSVPSILQADPTKSVAIEFFTLSKSYNMGGFRVGYAIGNAELIKALRQIKAIVDFNQYVGILNGAIAALTGPQDNVAQMVETFSQRRCALVEALQLIGWDVAMPQAAMYVWAKLPSTWALGSFEFCQQLVQATGVAVSPGVGFGKSGEGYVRFALVQEPAVLRAAVQRIQRFMQSV; translated from the coding sequence GTGCGTTTTGCGAATCGATTAGCGACTTTGCAAGCTAATGTATTTGCCGATATGGATCGGGCAAAGCAGCAAGCGGTAGCTGCCGGGCAAGATCTTATTGATCTCTCTTTGGGGTCGTCGGATCTGCCAACACCGCCCCATGTGTTGCAAGCAATCAGTGAATCGTTAGCCGATCCCGCCAACCACGGATATCTGCTATTTCGGGGGACCCAGAAATTTCGCCAAGTCGCAGCAGCTTGGTATGAGCAGCGGTTTGGTTTGGCGATCGATCCAGAAACAGAAGTCTTGCCACTGATCGGTTCCCAAGAAGGCACGGCGCATTTACCATTGGCGCTGCTCAATCCGGGAGACTATGCCTTACTGCTTGATCCAGGCTATCCGTCCCATGCTGGAGGCGTCCATTTAGCCGGTGGGCAAATATATCCCATGCCGCTGCTGGCCGAAAATGATTTTTTGCCGGTGTTGCAAGATATTCCCACAGCCGTTCTCGCCCAGGCCCGCATGATGGTGTTGAGCTATCCCCACAATCCGACTGCGGCTGTGGCCCCATTTGACTTTTTTCAGTCAGCGGTGCAGTTCTGCCAACAGCATAATCTTGTACTGGTCCATGACTTTCCCTACGTGGATTTGGTCTTTGATAATCAGTCGGTCCCGTCAATCTTGCAGGCCGATCCGACCAAGTCCGTCGCGATCGAATTTTTCACGCTTTCTAAGTCCTACAACATGGGCGGCTTCCGGGTAGGGTATGCGATCGGTAACGCGGAGTTGATCAAAGCCCTGCGTCAGATTAAGGCGATTGTTGACTTCAATCAGTACGTTGGCATATTAAATGGTGCTATTGCGGCATTAACAGGACCACAGGACAACGTGGCGCAAATGGTTGAGACTTTCAGCCAGCGGCGTTGCGCTTTGGTTGAGGCATTGCAGTTAATCGGTTGGGATGTCGCGATGCCCCAAGCAGCAATGTATGTTTGGGCCAAATTGCCCTCGACTTGGGCGCTTGGTTCGTTCGAATTCTGTCAGCAATTGGTGCAAGCAACGGGAGTTGCTGTATCCCCTGGCGTGGGCTTTGGTAAATCCGGTGAAGGGTATGTCCGGTTTGCGCTGGTTCAGGAACCGGCGGTTCTACGTGCAGCGGTCCAGCGGATACAGCGATTTATGCAATCAGTTTAG
- the lysS gene encoding lysine--tRNA ligase, whose amino-acid sequence MASEDLRATRIEKVEQLKQLGLNPFAYKWESSHTMAALQAKYIDLPQGEEQADDVAVAGRIMARRVFGKLAFFTLQDETGTIQLYLEKKRIQEIMGEQDEKAFEHLKQLTDIGDIFGVKGTIKRTDKGELSVYVKEYTMLTKSLQPLPDKHHGLTDISKRYRQRYVDLIVNPEVRDTFRKRALVTASIRRYLDQQGFIEIETPVLMSEAGGADARPFCTYHNTLEMDLYLRIATELHLKRLVVGGFEKVFEMGRIFRNEGISTRHNPEFTSIEIYQAYADYNDMMDLTENIIITAAQDAIGSLTIDYQGTEINLAGPWKRITMHDAVKAAIGVDFAEFTDLTAAKAAAKAAGLHDVDDCPSIGNLLNEAFEQKVETTLIQPTFIVDYPVEISPLAKPHRSKPGMVERFELFMVGRETGNSFSELTDPLDQRRRLEAQAAKKAAGDLEAQDVDEDFLCALEHGMPPTGGLGIGIDRLVMLLTNSPSIRDVIAFPLLKPEKSEANETEEA is encoded by the coding sequence ATGGCATCCGAAGACCTGCGCGCCACTCGCATTGAAAAAGTTGAGCAGCTAAAGCAATTGGGCCTCAATCCGTTTGCGTACAAATGGGAATCAAGCCACACGATGGCCGCCTTGCAAGCGAAATATATTGATCTACCGCAGGGTGAAGAACAGGCGGATGATGTCGCCGTTGCGGGTCGGATCATGGCCCGGCGGGTCTTTGGCAAATTAGCCTTCTTTACACTTCAAGATGAAACTGGCACGATTCAGCTTTATCTAGAAAAAAAGCGCATCCAAGAAATCATGGGTGAGCAGGATGAAAAGGCGTTTGAGCATTTGAAGCAACTAACTGATATTGGCGATATCTTCGGGGTGAAAGGCACCATCAAACGCACTGACAAAGGTGAGCTGTCGGTCTATGTCAAGGAATATACGATGCTGACCAAGTCGTTGCAACCACTGCCCGACAAACATCATGGCCTGACGGATATTTCGAAGCGCTACCGACAGCGCTATGTGGATCTGATCGTCAATCCGGAAGTGCGCGACACGTTTCGGAAACGCGCATTAGTCACCGCATCCATTCGCCGCTATCTCGATCAACAGGGATTTATCGAAATTGAAACGCCAGTGTTAATGAGTGAAGCGGGGGGGGCCGATGCGCGGCCTTTCTGCACCTATCACAACACATTGGAGATGGATTTGTACCTGCGGATCGCCACAGAACTTCATCTGAAGCGATTGGTCGTCGGTGGCTTTGAAAAAGTGTTTGAAATGGGGCGGATTTTCCGCAATGAAGGGATCTCGACGCGACATAACCCAGAGTTTACATCAATCGAGATTTACCAAGCCTATGCCGACTACAACGACATGATGGACTTAACCGAGAACATCATTATCACGGCGGCTCAAGACGCCATCGGCAGCCTCACGATCGATTACCAAGGCACCGAGATTAACCTCGCTGGCCCCTGGAAGCGGATCACCATGCATGATGCCGTCAAAGCCGCGATCGGGGTCGACTTTGCGGAGTTCACTGATTTAACGGCGGCCAAAGCGGCGGCCAAAGCCGCCGGGCTCCACGATGTAGATGATTGCCCGTCAATCGGCAACTTGCTCAACGAAGCATTTGAACAAAAAGTTGAGACAACGTTGATTCAACCAACCTTTATCGTGGATTATCCCGTAGAAATTTCCCCGCTGGCCAAACCACACCGCTCCAAACCGGGGATGGTAGAACGATTTGAACTATTTATGGTGGGCCGCGAAACCGGCAATAGCTTCTCAGAGTTAACTGACCCACTGGATCAACGCCGCCGCTTAGAAGCCCAGGCCGCCAAGAAAGCTGCTGGTGACTTGGAAGCTCAGGACGTCGATGAAGACTTCCTCTGTGCCCTGGAACATGGGATGCCACCGACCGGGGGGTTAGGCATTGGCATCGATCGATTAGTCATGCTACTGACGAATTCCCCGAGTATTCGCGACGTGATCGCTTTCCCGCTACTCAAACCCGAGAAAAGTGAAGCGAACGAAACCGAAGAAGCCTAA